The following coding sequences lie in one Spirosoma sp. KUDC1026 genomic window:
- a CDS encoding DUF1684 domain-containing protein — MKSLSKPMATLLALLPLLAFAIDTPYEETIRAWQKKRIESLKSEDGWLNLAGLFWLKEGINTLGSSDKNSIVFPANHSKASLGKLVLKNGTVTFEAAPDAGVSVAGQSVTKQAVFPATKPVVLEHQSLRWFVIKRGDKYAVRLRDLESPEVKSFAGIPTFPVQENWRVKAKFIPTTGEKIAIIDVTGRVSQEESPGRLVFTVDGKEQILIPTGDKEHLFVVFADETTRHETYGGGRFLDLDGPNADGYVDLDFNKAYNPPCAFTPYATCPTPPKENRLTVAIRAGEQYKGDH, encoded by the coding sequence ATGAAATCACTGAGCAAACCCATGGCAACGTTATTAGCCCTGCTACCGCTGCTGGCCTTCGCGATCGATACGCCCTACGAAGAAACGATCCGGGCGTGGCAGAAGAAACGAATCGAAAGCCTGAAAAGCGAAGATGGCTGGCTGAATCTGGCCGGGCTGTTCTGGCTCAAAGAAGGCATAAATACGCTGGGCAGCAGCGACAAAAATAGTATCGTTTTCCCTGCCAACCATAGCAAAGCATCCCTCGGAAAGCTGGTGCTGAAAAATGGAACGGTCACCTTCGAAGCAGCTCCCGATGCTGGGGTGTCGGTGGCGGGGCAGTCCGTTACGAAGCAGGCGGTTTTTCCCGCTACGAAACCAGTGGTGCTGGAACACCAGTCGCTACGTTGGTTCGTGATCAAACGGGGCGACAAATACGCGGTTCGGCTGCGCGATCTGGAAAGCCCCGAGGTGAAATCATTCGCGGGTATACCAACGTTCCCGGTCCAGGAAAACTGGCGCGTTAAAGCGAAATTTATCCCGACAACCGGTGAAAAAATCGCCATTATCGACGTTACCGGACGGGTGTCGCAGGAAGAATCACCCGGCAGACTGGTGTTTACGGTGGACGGTAAAGAGCAGATCCTGATTCCTACGGGCGACAAAGAACATTTGTTTGTGGTCTTTGCCGATGAAACGACCCGGCACGAGACTTACGGGGGCGGCCGCTTCCTGGACCTCGACGGCCCTAATGCCGATGGGTACGTAGACCTGGATTTCAACAAAGCTTACAATCCACCCTGTGCATTTACACCCTATGCTACCTGCCCAACGCCCCCGAAAGAAAACCGGCTGACGGTAGCTATTCGGGCGGGGGAGCAGTACAAAGGCGATCATTAG
- a CDS encoding acyltransferase family protein, producing the protein MPKNNTSAAAFADTKPHYNILDGLRGVAAITVVCFHLFEAFATSHIDQRINHGYLAVDFFFILSGFVVGYAYDDRWQTMTVQEFLKRRFIRLHPMVVMGAVIGAIMFYFQGCAAWDVSKVSVTMLLVATLINACLIPATPGVEIRGVGEMYPLNGPSWSLFFEYIGNILYAFFIRKLSTSALSGLVALAGLGLAVFAIGGPYGDICVGFSLTEENIIGGSLRMLFSFPAGLLLSRVFKPLAVNGAFWIGSLAIVVLSAIPRLGGSEQLWMNGVYDTVCSVVIFPLLVYLGASGKTTDQLTVRVCKFLGDISYPLYMVHYPFIYLYYAWVKNKNLTFGQSFPGAAALVIGSILLAYLCLKWYDEPVRKFLAKRLLRVPDRAR; encoded by the coding sequence ATGCCAAAAAACAACACCTCGGCGGCTGCCTTTGCGGACACAAAACCGCATTACAATATCCTCGATGGGTTACGCGGAGTAGCGGCAATAACGGTCGTCTGTTTTCACTTGTTTGAAGCTTTCGCTACCAGTCATATAGACCAACGAATCAATCACGGCTACCTGGCCGTTGATTTTTTCTTTATCCTGTCCGGGTTTGTTGTCGGGTATGCCTATGACGACCGCTGGCAAACGATGACCGTACAGGAATTCCTTAAGCGCCGATTTATCCGCCTGCATCCGATGGTTGTCATGGGGGCAGTTATCGGCGCGATTATGTTCTATTTTCAGGGCTGCGCGGCCTGGGACGTATCAAAGGTATCGGTAACGATGCTCCTGGTAGCCACCTTGATAAATGCCTGCCTGATTCCGGCGACGCCCGGTGTTGAAATTCGGGGCGTGGGCGAAATGTACCCGCTGAATGGCCCGAGCTGGTCGTTGTTTTTTGAATACATCGGTAATATCCTCTACGCCTTTTTTATCCGCAAGCTTTCGACCAGTGCACTTTCGGGTCTGGTTGCATTAGCCGGACTAGGCTTGGCCGTATTCGCTATAGGGGGGCCATATGGCGATATATGCGTCGGGTTCTCGCTGACCGAAGAAAACATAATCGGCGGGTCGTTGCGTATGCTGTTCTCGTTTCCGGCCGGTTTGTTGTTATCCCGTGTGTTCAAACCCCTTGCGGTAAACGGGGCGTTCTGGATCGGTAGTCTGGCGATTGTTGTGCTGTCGGCCATACCGCGCCTTGGCGGCAGTGAGCAGCTTTGGATGAACGGAGTCTACGATACGGTCTGTTCTGTAGTTATCTTTCCCCTGCTTGTTTACCTCGGAGCCTCGGGAAAGACAACAGACCAGCTAACCGTTCGGGTATGCAAGTTTTTAGGAGATATTTCGTACCCGCTATACATGGTCCACTACCCCTTTATCTACCTGTATTATGCCTGGGTTAAAAACAAAAACCTCACCTTCGGGCAGTCCTTTCCCGGCGCAGCAGCACTTGTTATCGGTTCTATACTCCTGGCTTATCTCTGCCTGAAATGGTACGATGAACCGGTGCGCAAATTCTTGGCGAAGCGTCTTCTGCGGGTACCGGACAGGGCACGTTAA
- a CDS encoding DUF1080 domain-containing protein yields MKNVPLSLACCVGALSLLLAQSATAQTQPSKQTPESTEIWEPVPPVVTPGNPSANATGNTPPSDAVILFDGKNTDQWVAIRGYSPENWENKNEGPLKWPVTDGVMYSTKGFSARSKQEFNDFQLHLEFKTPEKVEGNSQGRGNSGVFLQGRYELQVLDNYNNPTYVDGMVGSIYKQAIPLANPSRKPGEWQTYDVIYQAPKFNKAGMMTEYAYVTVLLNGIVVQNHAAIRGTTEYIGYPKVQPHGAGPILLQDHGNPVGFRNIWVRPL; encoded by the coding sequence ATGAAAAACGTCCCGCTTTCACTGGCCTGCTGCGTAGGTGCTCTCTCGCTGCTATTGGCTCAGTCGGCTACGGCCCAGACCCAACCCAGTAAACAAACGCCTGAATCGACCGAAATCTGGGAGCCAGTCCCACCGGTTGTCACACCGGGTAACCCATCAGCCAACGCTACGGGGAATACGCCCCCATCGGATGCTGTGATTCTGTTTGATGGCAAAAACACCGATCAGTGGGTAGCCATCAGAGGATACTCGCCCGAAAACTGGGAAAATAAAAACGAAGGTCCCCTGAAATGGCCGGTAACGGATGGGGTGATGTATTCGACCAAAGGTTTCTCGGCCCGGTCGAAACAGGAATTCAATGATTTTCAGCTTCACCTGGAATTCAAAACCCCGGAAAAAGTAGAAGGCAACAGTCAGGGACGCGGTAACAGTGGCGTATTCCTGCAGGGGCGCTATGAGCTGCAGGTACTGGACAACTACAATAACCCAACGTACGTCGACGGTATGGTCGGCTCAATCTACAAGCAGGCCATTCCGCTGGCGAACCCAAGCCGCAAACCCGGTGAGTGGCAGACCTACGACGTAATCTATCAGGCACCTAAATTTAACAAAGCCGGTATGATGACGGAATACGCTTACGTTACGGTGCTGCTGAACGGCATTGTGGTACAAAACCACGCGGCTATTCGTGGTACGACCGAGTACATTGGTTACCCTAAAGTACAGCCCCACGGCGCGGGTCCAATCCTGCTGCAGGATCACGGTAACCCCGTTGGTTTCCGGAACATCTGGGTGCGTCCGTTGTAA
- a CDS encoding glycoside hydrolase family 30 protein — MTLSINQYAAIGAITLLTASVSFGQKANQVDYWLTDPGHNVLFVQQKPLPFTTASAQQPTITIDAGKTYQPIDGFGYTLTGGSAMLIHQMEAGARRQLLNELFATSGKSIGVSYLRISIGASDLDAEVFSYDDLPVGETDPELAKFSLKPDQEHLIPVLKEILAINPKLKILGSPWSPPTWMKTNGNSKGGSLKPDFYGTYAQYFVKYIQGMAREGIPLDAITIQNEPLHPGNNPSLLMLAADQAKFIKDNLGPAFKAAKIKTKIWLYDHNADHPEYATSILDDPAAKQYVDGSAFHLYAGPIEALSKVHDAHPDKNVYFTEQWIGAPGNMKTDLNWHVKTLMIGATRNWSRTVLEWNLAADPNQKPHTPGGCDRCLGAITIDGNNVTRNPAYYNVAVASKFVRPGSVRIESNTSETLPNVAFKTPNGRIALLVLNNSEAAQSFTVQQGKQTVAMTLPAGAVGTYVW, encoded by the coding sequence ATGACTCTATCAATCAACCAATACGCGGCTATCGGTGCTATAACGTTGCTGACCGCCAGCGTGAGTTTTGGCCAGAAAGCAAACCAAGTGGACTACTGGCTCACCGACCCCGGACATAACGTCCTGTTTGTGCAGCAGAAACCACTGCCGTTCACTACGGCCAGCGCCCAGCAACCAACCATTACCATTGACGCGGGGAAAACCTACCAGCCCATCGACGGTTTTGGGTACACCCTGACGGGCGGTAGTGCCATGCTCATTCATCAGATGGAAGCCGGAGCTCGCAGGCAATTGCTGAATGAGTTGTTCGCTACGTCGGGAAAAAGCATTGGTGTTAGCTACCTGCGGATCAGCATCGGCGCGTCAGATCTGGATGCGGAGGTATTTTCGTACGATGATCTGCCAGTTGGGGAAACGGACCCCGAGCTGGCTAAATTCAGTCTGAAGCCCGATCAGGAACACCTGATTCCAGTGCTGAAAGAGATTCTGGCCATCAACCCGAAACTGAAAATCCTGGGTTCGCCCTGGTCACCGCCAACCTGGATGAAAACCAACGGCAACTCGAAAGGAGGGAGCCTGAAGCCGGATTTTTACGGTACGTACGCGCAGTATTTTGTGAAATACATTCAGGGAATGGCCAGGGAAGGGATTCCGCTCGATGCCATTACGATCCAGAACGAACCGCTGCATCCCGGCAATAACCCCAGCCTGCTGATGCTGGCCGCCGATCAGGCCAAATTCATCAAGGACAACCTGGGGCCTGCGTTCAAAGCCGCTAAGATCAAAACCAAAATCTGGCTGTATGACCACAACGCCGACCATCCCGAATACGCTACGTCTATTCTGGACGATCCGGCCGCTAAACAATACGTAGACGGCTCGGCCTTTCACCTCTACGCGGGACCCATCGAAGCCCTAAGCAAAGTTCACGACGCGCATCCCGACAAGAACGTGTACTTTACCGAGCAGTGGATTGGCGCACCGGGGAATATGAAAACCGACCTGAACTGGCATGTAAAAACGCTGATGATCGGGGCCACCCGCAACTGGAGCCGGACGGTGCTGGAATGGAACCTGGCTGCCGACCCGAACCAGAAGCCGCACACCCCCGGCGGTTGCGACCGATGTCTGGGGGCCATTACGATTGATGGTAATAACGTGACACGCAACCCGGCGTATTACAACGTAGCGGTTGCGTCAAAATTCGTGCGGCCAGGCTCGGTGCGGATTGAATCGAACACCAGCGAGACGCTGCCAAACGTGGCCTTCAAAACCCCCAACGGTCGTATTGCGCTGCTGGTGCTGAACAACAGCGAGGCTGCGCAGTCGTTTACGGTGCAACAGGGAAAACAAACCGTAGCCATGACGCTGCCTGCCGGAGCGGTTGGTACGTATGTGTGGTAA
- a CDS encoding RagB/SusD family nutrient uptake outer membrane protein, whose protein sequence is MKRIAILFSSLLLLAGCDVLDKQPLPSITPENFFTNADDAEAAITAAYDAMQVAGYYGQDANVIGEMPSDNCTSTNGDVNAMERIIWTPQTGQVNNYFQNLYISINRANAVLKYVPAITMDTARRNQIVGEAYFLRGLHYFNLVRLYGGVPLRLEPTESGESSIVTLARSTPEQIYTQITADLQQAERLTAADLGGQAQNRARAIKTTVNALQARVFLTQQRWADAATAASKVLSSSLYQLSPTFKGLYPPDNNPESIFEIQYSGNADGGFVLPDLVLPSPPATYSYPKFNIPTTELIERYADTLTDLRYKFTGQVTSAGRDHASYVKATSMNVNDNGYFVYKWTSNPNAFNSPDNYYVLRLADVYLMYAEAINEQSGPTQQALNRLNTVRTRAGLPALTLADLTTQQAFRNEVDRQRRLELAFEGERWFDLIRYARHAQTGTGVSHAVTALDIIQQQRGTRDANYLLFPIPQNEINNNPLLQQNPGY, encoded by the coding sequence ATGAAACGAATAGCCATTCTTTTTTCTTCCTTATTGCTGCTGGCGGGTTGCGATGTTCTGGATAAGCAGCCGCTGCCGAGCATTACGCCGGAAAACTTTTTCACCAACGCCGACGATGCCGAAGCGGCCATTACGGCTGCCTACGACGCGATGCAGGTGGCGGGGTATTACGGGCAGGATGCCAACGTAATTGGTGAAATGCCGTCGGATAACTGTACCAGCACGAACGGCGACGTAAACGCGATGGAGCGGATTATCTGGACTCCGCAGACCGGCCAGGTGAACAACTACTTCCAGAATCTGTACATCAGCATCAACCGGGCCAACGCCGTGCTGAAATACGTACCGGCCATCACAATGGACACCGCCCGCCGGAACCAGATTGTGGGCGAAGCCTACTTTCTGCGGGGGCTTCACTATTTCAACCTGGTTCGTTTGTACGGGGGTGTCCCGCTTCGGCTGGAGCCCACGGAGTCGGGAGAAAGCAGTATCGTCACGCTGGCCCGTTCGACGCCTGAGCAGATTTATACGCAGATCACCGCCGATTTACAGCAGGCTGAACGCCTGACGGCTGCCGACCTGGGCGGGCAGGCGCAGAACCGGGCACGGGCGATCAAAACTACCGTGAACGCCCTGCAGGCGCGGGTTTTCCTGACTCAGCAGCGCTGGGCCGATGCTGCCACGGCTGCCAGCAAAGTGCTGAGCAGCAGTCTGTATCAACTGTCGCCAACGTTCAAAGGGTTGTATCCACCGGACAACAATCCGGAATCGATCTTCGAGATTCAGTACTCGGGGAATGCCGATGGTGGGTTTGTGCTGCCCGATCTGGTGCTGCCATCGCCCCCGGCTACCTACTCGTACCCGAAATTCAACATCCCCACGACTGAACTGATCGAGCGCTACGCCGATACCTTGACCGACCTGCGGTATAAGTTTACCGGGCAGGTGACGTCGGCCGGCCGGGATCATGCGAGCTACGTCAAAGCGACCTCGATGAACGTGAACGACAACGGGTATTTCGTCTACAAATGGACCAGTAACCCCAACGCCTTCAATAGTCCGGATAACTACTACGTGCTGCGGCTGGCCGATGTGTACCTGATGTACGCCGAAGCCATAAACGAGCAGAGCGGCCCTACTCAGCAGGCGCTGAACCGCCTGAATACTGTCCGGACACGGGCGGGCCTGCCGGCGCTGACATTGGCTGATCTGACGACTCAGCAGGCGTTCCGTAACGAAGTAGATCGGCAACGGCGGCTGGAACTGGCGTTTGAGGGCGAGCGCTGGTTTGACCTGATCCGCTACGCCCGGCATGCTCAGACAGGGACGGGCGTAAGCCATGCCGTTACGGCGCTGGATATCATTCAGCAGCAACGGGGCACGCGCGATGCCAACTACCTGTTGTTCCCGATTCCGCAGAACGAGATCAATAATAACCCACTGCTACAGCAGAATCCAGGGTATTAA
- a CDS encoding TonB-dependent receptor: MQISLFQLVLAIALAGVSFAHSSNGQALLDRRVTVTSENQPISTVLDQIEREASVHFLYSPQLVQASRRVTYRSTNQKLAVVLAQLLKPLQLDYEVKDQQIILKRQVARSTSMLMPETDEPAVATVNPVDQTITGKVTTNTGETLPGANVVIKGTTRGTSTDANGNFTLSVPDGNVVLVVSSVGFLPKEVAVNGQTTINVSLESDVQALSEVVVVGYGTQRRQELTTAVTSVSSKAIERQPVAGFDQALQGQAAGVQVTSPTGAPGAGINVRIRGNNSISLTNSPLYVIDGVPVLPTYDRELSIGNQRPNPLNTLNPNDIESIDVLKDGAAAAIYGLRASNGVVVITTKRGKTGKAQVSFSAYYGVQQLRKKIPMLNSQQFAQYYNDAQTAAGNAPAFTDINALTTNTDWQDAVYRSAAIRNYQISLSGGTERTKYYVSGAYFKQDGIALNSGFDRYNFKLNLDQQMGNRFRVGTSLNLSKTSNNGSVRSELGPGNSGTVLGALAQIPTIPIRNASGTYSINPFQQFDNPVGNLLETRNRANIYQAIGNVYGELDILKNLTFRSSLGLDFRSQIENEFITRDYPGTQNANPANRGSARTGTNQQVIWLWENTLTYNPELGDKHNLTLLAGQSVQESDRFTSGASVSGFPSNAVPYLSAGTLFSAPFSYQDQWGLMSYFTRAIYNYDERYLATLSLRADGSSRFAPGNRFGYFPALSLGWRMARESFFPKDAALSDLKLRASVGANGNQEIGAYDRFSTYSSGRNYFNGTSVVGGIAPDRIGNNALSWETTVQYNAGVDLGFFKDRLTLTLDAYLKQTTGLLTNVPLPLNAGAQSPQITQNVGDVQNKGIELGINSTNIQSEGNGFNWSTNFNFTLNRNKVVNIGTLRNDQGEEVDRVIIGDYTVTQKGAPLGAFYGYVMQGIFQSTGEIAEAATQPGQPKPGDIRFADLNGDGVIDANDRTIIGNPNPKFIAAITNNLTYKGFELSVFFQGSFGNDIYNQNRTVIEGMSDPLNQTTAVLNRWTPTNTNTNIPRAVRYDPNQNNRFSTRFIEDGTYVRLKNLTLAYNLPSAFLQRIKVGSVRAYVTAQNLLTFTKYSGYDPEVSADPFSSVGFGRDFGVYPQAKTYTAGINVTF, encoded by the coding sequence ATGCAAATTAGTCTTTTCCAACTCGTTCTGGCTATTGCACTGGCGGGCGTTTCCTTCGCCCACAGCAGTAACGGTCAGGCCCTGCTGGACCGCCGGGTGACGGTCACCAGCGAGAACCAGCCCATCAGCACAGTGCTCGATCAGATCGAACGGGAAGCCAGTGTGCATTTTCTGTACAGCCCCCAGCTGGTGCAGGCCAGCCGCCGGGTAACGTACCGGTCTACGAATCAGAAGCTGGCGGTAGTGCTGGCTCAGTTGCTGAAACCGCTGCAACTCGATTATGAAGTAAAAGATCAGCAGATTATTCTGAAACGGCAGGTCGCCCGCTCGACATCCATGCTGATGCCGGAGACGGATGAACCCGCAGTTGCGACTGTTAATCCTGTTGACCAGACCATTACCGGTAAAGTAACGACCAACACCGGCGAAACGCTGCCCGGTGCCAACGTCGTAATAAAGGGTACGACCCGCGGTACGTCGACGGACGCGAACGGAAATTTTACGCTAAGCGTACCCGATGGCAACGTCGTCCTGGTGGTTAGTTCGGTGGGGTTCCTGCCGAAAGAAGTCGCCGTGAACGGGCAGACGACAATAAACGTCAGCCTGGAATCGGACGTGCAGGCGTTGAGCGAAGTGGTCGTCGTGGGCTACGGTACCCAGCGCCGGCAGGAGCTGACTACGGCCGTAACCTCGGTCAGTAGTAAAGCCATCGAACGGCAGCCGGTAGCCGGTTTTGACCAGGCTCTGCAAGGTCAGGCCGCCGGGGTTCAGGTAACCTCGCCAACGGGCGCGCCCGGTGCCGGGATCAACGTCCGGATTCGCGGGAACAACTCGATCAGCCTGACCAACTCGCCCCTGTACGTCATCGACGGGGTGCCTGTACTGCCAACCTACGACCGCGAGCTGTCAATTGGAAACCAGCGGCCCAATCCCCTGAACACGCTTAACCCGAACGACATCGAAAGTATCGACGTACTGAAAGACGGTGCGGCCGCGGCTATCTACGGCCTTCGGGCGTCTAATGGGGTTGTGGTGATCACGACCAAGCGCGGTAAGACCGGAAAGGCACAGGTAAGTTTCAGCGCGTACTACGGTGTGCAGCAATTGCGCAAGAAAATCCCGATGCTGAATTCGCAGCAGTTTGCCCAGTACTACAACGACGCGCAGACGGCGGCTGGTAATGCCCCTGCTTTCACGGATATCAACGCGCTGACGACCAATACGGACTGGCAGGATGCCGTGTACCGCTCAGCCGCTATCCGCAACTACCAGATCAGCCTGAGCGGAGGAACCGAGCGGACGAAGTACTACGTATCGGGTGCCTATTTCAAGCAGGATGGGATTGCCTTGAACTCAGGGTTCGACCGGTATAACTTCAAACTGAACCTGGATCAGCAGATGGGCAATCGCTTCCGGGTAGGAACAAGCCTGAACCTGAGTAAGACGAGTAACAACGGTAGCGTACGTAGTGAGTTGGGACCGGGTAACTCCGGCACCGTACTGGGTGCGCTGGCGCAGATCCCAACCATCCCCATCCGGAACGCCAGCGGTACATACAGCATCAACCCCTTTCAGCAGTTCGATAATCCGGTGGGTAACCTGCTGGAAACCCGCAACCGGGCCAACATCTACCAGGCCATCGGTAACGTCTACGGCGAACTGGATATCCTGAAAAATCTGACGTTCCGTAGTTCGCTGGGCCTGGATTTCCGGTCGCAGATCGAGAACGAGTTTATCACCCGCGATTATCCGGGTACGCAGAACGCCAACCCGGCTAACCGGGGCAGCGCCCGTACGGGTACGAACCAGCAGGTGATCTGGCTGTGGGAAAACACGCTGACTTACAACCCCGAACTGGGCGATAAGCATAACCTGACGCTGCTGGCTGGTCAGTCGGTGCAGGAGTCGGATCGGTTTACGTCGGGCGCGTCGGTGTCGGGCTTCCCGTCGAACGCTGTGCCGTATCTGTCGGCCGGTACGTTGTTTTCGGCACCGTTCAGCTACCAGGACCAGTGGGGCCTGATGAGCTACTTTACGCGGGCCATTTACAATTACGATGAGCGCTACCTGGCTACGCTGAGTTTGCGGGCTGATGGATCGAGCCGCTTTGCACCAGGTAACCGGTTCGGGTATTTCCCGGCTCTGTCGCTGGGCTGGCGGATGGCGCGTGAGTCGTTCTTCCCGAAAGATGCGGCCCTGTCTGACCTGAAACTGCGGGCCAGCGTGGGGGCCAACGGCAACCAGGAGATCGGAGCCTACGACCGGTTCAGTACGTATTCGTCGGGCCGGAACTACTTCAATGGCACCAGCGTCGTGGGTGGTATTGCCCCCGACCGGATTGGAAACAATGCCCTGAGCTGGGAAACGACGGTGCAGTACAACGCGGGTGTTGATCTGGGCTTCTTCAAAGATCGGCTGACGCTGACACTCGATGCGTATTTAAAACAAACAACCGGCCTGCTGACCAACGTACCACTGCCGCTGAATGCCGGGGCGCAAAGTCCGCAGATCACGCAGAACGTGGGCGATGTGCAGAACAAAGGTATCGAACTGGGTATCAACAGTACCAACATCCAGAGCGAGGGCAATGGCTTCAACTGGTCAACCAACTTCAACTTCACGCTAAACCGGAACAAGGTGGTAAACATCGGTACGTTGCGGAATGACCAGGGCGAGGAAGTGGACCGGGTAATCATCGGCGACTATACCGTGACGCAGAAAGGAGCCCCGCTGGGCGCGTTCTACGGCTACGTCATGCAGGGTATCTTCCAGTCGACGGGTGAGATTGCCGAAGCGGCTACCCAGCCTGGCCAACCCAAACCTGGCGACATTCGCTTTGCCGATCTGAACGGTGATGGTGTGATCGATGCCAACGACCGGACGATCATTGGCAACCCAAACCCAAAATTCATCGCGGCCATCACGAATAACCTGACCTACAAAGGCTTTGAGTTGAGCGTATTCTTCCAGGGTAGCTTCGGCAACGACATCTACAACCAGAACCGCACGGTAATCGAAGGTATGTCGGACCCGCTCAACCAGACCACGGCCGTGCTGAATCGCTGGACGCCGACCAACACAAACACGAACATACCCCGCGCTGTTCGGTACGACCCCAACCAGAATAACCGCTTCTCAACCCGCTTCATCGAAGACGGTACCTACGTGCGGCTAAAAAACCTGACGCTGGCCTATAACCTGCCGAGTGCGTTCCTGCAACGGATTAAAGTAGGCAGCGTACGGGCGTACGTAACGGCGCAGAACCTGCTGACCTTCACCAAGTACAGTGGCTACGACCCGGAGGTAAGCGCTGATCCGTTTTCTTCGGTTGGCTTCGGCCGGGACTTTGGTGTGTATCCACAGGCCAAGACCTACACCGCCGGTATCAACGTTACTTTCTAA
- a CDS encoding FecR family protein — protein MIEYQFFEVNDFLEDEAFRQWVFHPQPADVHFWQTWLDNHPGKQATVAQARQLLLNIRGEQLPLTDAHIDDKVAQLLVALRQQEATARPQPTLIRSLRQRWYYAAAAVVLLGVGLIGYYQFRAQPSIYIRQVARATTPLQEVINDNDRPESVTLPDGSVVTLYKNSRLSYPRAFAGNQRDVYLTGEAFFQVEKDPTKPFLVYANELVTRVLGTSFAVKAYDQDKHVSVSVKTGKVSVFTQETAQQKASATSHELAGLILLPNQQATLERTDKRLTKSLVAQPQPVDVPVANQEVRFRNTPVTEVFARLEKDYGVDIVFDETLLTNCTLTATLSNEPLFKKLEWICAGTESSYTVIDGQILITGKGCN, from the coding sequence ATGATAGAGTATCAGTTTTTTGAGGTCAATGATTTTCTGGAAGATGAAGCGTTCCGGCAATGGGTGTTTCATCCCCAACCGGCCGATGTGCACTTCTGGCAGACGTGGCTGGACAATCATCCCGGCAAGCAGGCAACTGTGGCGCAGGCCCGGCAACTGCTACTCAATATTCGCGGGGAGCAACTCCCGTTGACGGATGCGCACATCGACGATAAAGTGGCTCAACTGCTGGTGGCTCTCCGGCAGCAGGAAGCAACTGCCCGCCCGCAGCCAACCCTTATTCGTTCGCTCCGACAACGCTGGTACTATGCAGCAGCCGCTGTAGTACTGCTGGGCGTTGGCCTGATTGGGTATTATCAGTTTCGGGCGCAACCGTCTATCTATATACGTCAGGTAGCGCGGGCGACGACCCCGCTCCAGGAAGTGATCAACGACAACGACCGGCCGGAAAGCGTTACGTTGCCCGATGGCAGCGTCGTTACGCTCTATAAGAACAGCCGACTCAGCTATCCGCGTGCGTTTGCGGGTAACCAGCGTGACGTATATCTGACGGGGGAGGCTTTCTTTCAGGTAGAAAAAGATCCGACAAAACCGTTTCTGGTGTACGCGAACGAACTGGTGACCCGGGTGCTGGGAACCAGCTTTGCCGTGAAAGCATACGATCAGGACAAGCACGTATCAGTTTCGGTAAAAACAGGGAAAGTATCGGTGTTTACGCAGGAGACGGCCCAGCAGAAGGCCAGCGCTACCAGCCACGAACTGGCGGGGCTGATTCTGCTGCCGAACCAGCAGGCTACTTTGGAACGTACCGATAAGCGACTAACCAAATCGCTGGTAGCCCAGCCGCAGCCCGTCGACGTTCCTGTGGCTAATCAGGAAGTACGGTTCCGGAATACGCCCGTAACCGAAGTATTTGCCCGGCTGGAAAAAGATTATGGAGTCGACATTGTTTTCGACGAAACCCTACTGACCAACTGCACCTTAACGGCTACCCTGAGCAACGAACCCCTCTTCAAAAAACTGGAGTGGATCTGCGCCGGTACCGAATCCAGCTACACAGTCATTGACGGTCAGATTCTGATTACCGGTAAGGGCTGTAATTAA
- a CDS encoding RNA polymerase sigma factor: protein MPNSDSLFATNDQLLWQQFRKGDTVALGQLSKKYYRSLFNYATRFTRDTMLIEDCIQDMFLKLWERRGFVGDTQSVKFYLLKTLRHQLIKHHQHQLPEDAWDESNEQADEETIESQLISQENWSSTTQQLNNRLSALPKRQREALYLRYYENLSYEQIAQTMNINAQSVANLLQNSLRRLRDLWTYVLWLFLLQF, encoded by the coding sequence ATGCCCAACTCCGATTCCCTTTTTGCTACAAACGACCAGCTTCTCTGGCAGCAATTTCGGAAAGGAGATACAGTGGCGCTGGGGCAGCTATCCAAAAAATATTACCGTTCCCTGTTCAATTACGCCACTCGTTTTACCAGGGATACGATGCTGATTGAAGATTGTATCCAGGACATGTTTCTGAAGCTATGGGAACGTCGCGGTTTTGTGGGCGATACCCAGTCCGTCAAGTTTTATCTCCTTAAAACGCTACGTCATCAACTGATCAAACACCATCAGCATCAATTGCCGGAGGACGCCTGGGACGAAAGCAACGAGCAGGCCGACGAAGAAACCATCGAAAGCCAGCTCATCAGCCAGGAAAACTGGTCCTCGACTACCCAACAACTCAACAATCGACTGTCGGCCCTGCCCAAACGACAGCGGGAAGCCCTGTATTTGCGCTACTACGAAAACCTGTCCTACGAGCAGATTGCACAAACCATGAACATCAATGCGCAGTCGGTGGCTAACCTGTTACAGAACTCACTCCGGCGACTGCGGGATCTCTGGACGTACGTGCTGTGGCTGTTTTTACTGCAGTTCTGA